A single region of the Rhinoraja longicauda isolate Sanriku21f chromosome 12, sRhiLon1.1, whole genome shotgun sequence genome encodes:
- the LOC144598809 gene encoding sodium/potassium-transporting ATPase subunit alpha, which produces MGRGAAGEKYQPAATSENDKKPKKAKKLKKLELDELKKEISMDDHKLTLDQLHQKYGTDLTRGLTVDRAKEILLRDGPNALTPPPTTPEWIKFCRQLFGGFSILLWTGAILCFLAYGIQVATVEEPANDNLYLGVVLSTVVIVTGCFSYYQEAKSSRIMDSFKNMVPQQALVIRDGEKSIINAEVVVLGDLVEVKGGDRIPADLRIISAHGCKVDNSSLTGESEPQSRSPDFSSENPLETRNIAFFSTNCVEGTARGIVVNTGDHTVMGRIATLASGLEVGKTPIAVEIEHFIHIITGVAVFLGVSFFILSLILGYSWLEAVIFLIGIIVANVPEGLLATVTVCLTLTAKRMARKNCLVKNLEAVETLGSTSTICSDKTGTLTQNRMTVAHMWFDSQIHEADTTENQSGVAFDKTSLTWAALSRIAALCNRAVFQAGQDAVPILKRSVAGDASESALLKCIELCCGSVQQIRDRNQKIVEIPFNSTNKYQLSIHENEKGDSRYLLVMKGAPERILDRCTSILLNGVEQPLNTEMKEGFQNAYMELGGLGERVLGFCHFNLPDNKFGEGFPFEAEEPNFPTEGLCFVGLMSMIDPPRAAVPDAVGKCRSAGIKVIMVTGDHPITAKAIAKGVGIISEGTETVEDIAARLNIPVSEVNTRDAKACVIHGTDLKELSAEQLDDILRYHTEIVFARTSPQQKLIIVEGCQRQGAIVAVTGDGVNDSPALKMADIGVAMGIAGSDVSKQAADMILLDDNFASIVTGVEEGRLIFDNLKKSIAYTLTSNIPEITPFLVFVIADVPLPLGTVTILCIDLGTDMVPAISLAYEHAESDIMKRQPRNPKTGKLVNERLISMAYGQIGMIQALGGFFTYFVILAENGFLPMDLLGIRENWDELWIDNVEDSYGQQWTYAQRKIIEYTCHTSFFISIVVVQWADLIICKTRRNSIFQQGMKNKILIFGLFEETALAAFLSYTPGTDIALRMYPLKPSWWFCAFPYSLIIFLYDEARRFIIRRNPGGWVEQETYY; this is translated from the exons GCTGCAGGTGAGAAGTATCAGCCTGCGGCAACATCAGAAAATGACAAAAAGCCAAAGAAAGCCAAGAAGCTCAAGAAACTTGAACTGGATGAACTTAAGAAAGAAATTTCTATG GATGATCATAAGCTGACTCTGGATCAGCTCCACCAGAAATATGGTACAGACCTCACACGG GGTCTCACCGTTGATCGTGCTAAAGAGATTCTGCTTCGTGATGGCCCTAATGCACTAACACCTCCTCCCACAACTCCTGAGTGGATAAAGTTCTGTAGGCAACTCTTTGGTGGCTTCTCAATCCTCCTGTGGACTGGTGCAATTCTCTGCTTTCTAGCCTATGGTATTCAGGTTGCAACCGTGGAAGAGCCGGCAAATGATAAC TTATACCTCGGCGTTGTGTTGTCTACTGTGGTCATTGTAACTGGTTGTTTCTCATACTACCAAGAAGCTAAGAGCTCAAGAATCATGGATTCTTTCAAGAACATGGTACCCCAG CAAGCCCTGGTTATCAGAGATGGGGAGAAGAGTATTATCAATGCTGAGGTTGTGGTTCTTGGAGATCTGGTAGAGGTAAAAGGCGGTGACCGTATTCCTGCAGATCTGCGAATAATCTCTGCACATGGTTGCAAG GTGGACAATTCCTCATTGACAGGAGAATCTGAACCTCAGTCTAGATCGCCTGACTTTTCCAGTGAAAATCCCCTGGAGACACGAAACATTGCTTTCTTCTCAACCAACTGTGTTGAAG GTACTGCTCGAGGTATTGTTGTCAATACGGGTGACCACACTGTAATGGGCAGGATCGCCACGTTAGCATCTGGACTGGAGGTTGGAAAGACTCCAATTGCTGTTGAGATTGAGCATTTCATCCACATCATCACTGGAGTGGCGGTCTTCCTTGGTGTTAGCTTTTTCATTCTCTCACTCATCCTGGGATACTCCTGGCTTGAAGCAGTCATCTTTTTGATCGGAATCATTGTTGCCAATGTGCCAGAGGGATTACTCGCCACTGTCACG GTGTGCCTCACCCTGACTGCCAAACGTATGGCACGGAAAAACTGCCTGGTGAAGAATCTCGAGGCTGTGGAGACACTTGGGTCCACCTCCACCATCTGCTCTGACAAAACTGGAACGCTGACACAAAATCGAATGACTGTTGCTCACATGTGGTTTGACAGCCAGATTCATGAAGCTGACACAACTGAAAACCAGAGTG GTGTCGCTTTTGACAAGACTTCTTTAACTTGGGCTGCACTTTCCCGTATTGCTGCATTATGTAACCGAGCCGTTTTCCAGGCAGGGCAAGATGCTGTGCCAATCTTGAAG AGAAGTGTTGCTGGAGATGCCTCAGAATCTGCTCTCTTGAAGTGTATCGAGCTCTGTTGTGGATCGGTTCAGCAAATAAGGGATCGCAACCAAAAAATTGTAGAAATACCGTTCAACTCCACCAACAAATATCAG CTATCCATACACGAGAATGAAAAAGGTGACAGCCGCTACTTGCTGGTGATGAAGGGAGCACCGGAACGGATTCTAGACCGCTGCACCTCTATCCTTCTAAATGGCGTGGAGCAACCCCTGAATACAGAGATGAAGGAAGGTTTCCAGAACGCCTACATGGAGCTGGGTGGCTTGGGGGAGAGAGTGCTAG GGTTCTGCCATTTTAACCTTCCTGACAATAAGTTTGGTGAAGGGTTTCCGTTTGAAGCAGAAGAGCCAAATTTTCCTACCGAAGGTCTTTGCTTTGTTGGACTGATGTCTATGATTGATCCACCTCGTGCTGCTGTACCAGATGCTGTCGGCAAGTGCAGGAGTGCTGGGATCAAG GTTATAATGGTAACTGGTGACCATCCAATCACCGCTAAAGCCATTGCAAAAGGTGTGGGGATCATCTCGGAAGGCACTGAGACTGTCGAAGACATTGCTGCTCGCCTGAACATTCCTGTCAGTGAGGTTAATACCAG GGATGCCAAAGCTTGTGTGATCCATGGAACAGACCTGAAGGAATTATCCGCAGAACAGTTGGATGACATTTTACGGTATCACACTGAGATAGTCTTTGCTCGGACTTCACCTCAGCAGAAACTGATTATCGTGGAAGGCTGCCAGCGACAG GGTGCGATCGTAGCAGTCACAGGTGATGGTGTGAATGACTCTCCTGCTCTAAAGATGGCTGATATTGGTGTTGCTATGGGTATTGCTGGCTCTGATGTCTCCAAACAAGCTGCAGACATGATACTGTTGGATGATAACTTTGCCTCCATTGTCACTGGCGTGGAAGAAG GTCGTCTGATTTTTGATAACCTTAAGAAATCTATTGCATATACCTTAACCAGTAACATCCCTGAAATCACACCGTTCCTGGTATTCGTCATTGCGGACGTCCCACTGCCACTTGGAACTGTGACCATCCTCTGCATTGATCTGGGTACTGACATG GTACCTGCCATTTCTCTTGCTTACGAACACGCTGAGAGCGATATAATGAAAAGACAGCCACGTAATCCCAAGACGGGAAAATTGGTAAATGAGAGATTGATCAGCATGGCATATGGACAGATAG GAATGATCCAGGCCTTGGGTGGTTTTTTCACTTACtttgtgatcttggctgagaaTGGATTCCTCCCAATGGACCTACTTGGAATACGTGAAAATTGGGATGAGTTATGGATAGACAACGTGGAAGACAGTTATGGGCAACAATGG ACTTATGCACAGCGGAAAATTATCGAATATACCTGTCACACATCATTCTTCATCAGCATTGTGGTAGTGCAGTGGGCTGACTTGATTATCTGTAAGACCAGAAGAAACTCCATATTTCAACAGGGAATGAA GAACAAGATTCTTATCTTTGGTTTGTTTGAAGAGACAGCCCTTGCTGCTTTTCTTTCATACACTCCTGGCACTGATATAGCACTCAGGATGTACCCACTAAA ACCCAGCTGGTGGTTCTGTGCCTTTCCATACAGTCTTATAATATTTCTTTACGATGAAGCGCGAAGGTTCATCATCCGTCGGAACCCTGGAG GTTGGGTGGAACAAGAAACGTattattag